The stretch of DNA ACTGAAGATAACAGGATTCAGGATGAAAGACATATAGTACTGAATATGCTTTGTGAAATGATGTCTTTATACTCCTGAAATGTGCTAAATAGTGCATTCTAGATGAGATGCCTATTATTACCATCCCATGCTAACTTCCATAGAAATTGTGCTCAATTCAGCCTACATAGGAGTGTCATGGTATTTATCTGATGCCATGCTGAATAACTTAAATATATTGTTTCTTTTGTATATATGGGAAATGCATTTTCCTGCTACCTTTGTTTTGTTCAGCTAACATGACGTTGATATTCATTCATAGGTTGTGTCTGTCATTGAAAGACGTGCAGATCAACTGGATTATGTACTTGTGGACACTCCTGGGCAGATTGAGATCTTCACTTGGTCGGCTTCGGGAGCTATCATTACTGAAGCTTTTGCATCAACATTTCCAACGGTTGTTGCATATGTTGTCGACACACCTAGATCAACAAGCCCTGTTACTTTTATGAGCAATATGCTTTATGCCTGCAGTATTCTCTACAAAACCCGTCTCCCTCTAGTCCTGACATTCAACAAGGTTGATGTCGCCAAGCACGAGTTTGCTATTGAAGTATGTATACTATTTATGACTTTCCTCTGTTGTTGATTCTATCCCATTTGCATCATGCCAAAGTTGCAATTTACTCCACGCCATGCAATGGCTCTCCTTTTACTTGGCTGAATTTGTTCAACTCACCTGAGTTATCGTGCTATACATTCCACCAATTTGGCCTTTTCACAATCTGGCATTAATATCTTGTTTTATTACCGGACCAGTGGATGGAAGACTTTGAGGCGTTTCAGACAGCTTTGGAGTCGGACAAATCTTATTCTGCTACATATACCCGTAGCCTCTCTCTGGTCCTTGACGAATTCTACAAGAATCTACGCTCTGTTGGAGTATCTGCGGTGGCTGGTACTGGAGTCAATACATTTTATGAAGCTATAGAAGCAAGCGCCAAGGAATATATGGAAACCTACAGGTCTTGTTTCCTAAGATGAGATAGAAGACTAATGTGCCTGTGCATACTTGCAACCTTGTTACTAATTGGTCTTTGAAAATTTTCAGGGCTGATCTTGACAAGAGGATTGCTGAAAAGGAAAGATTGGAGGCAGAACGGAGGAAGGAGAACATGGAAAAATTGCAAAGAGATATGATGAAATCTAAAGGACAAACTGTGGTGCTCAGCACTGGTTTGAAGGACAAAAATCCTGCTTCAGACATGatgaatgatgatgaggatgaagaagatgaggaattTGAGGAAGAATTGGAAAAGTCTGGGTTTATTGTGGATGATGAAGACGAGGAAGATGAAGGAGAAGATGAGGAAGTGGCTCATTTTGGCTTTTGAGGTATTATAgtattgctccatttgaattGAGTTTTTACCTAATGCAGTCAGTGTTTTGGAATCTTAGGAAGTTGTTGATATCACTGCACTATTCTTCATTGGATGTAAAATGTGCATTTCGGGCACTAATCTATCCAGCATATACTTGTGTTTGTTACTTGACAAAGGAGCAAATTATATAGTACATTATTAACACTCATAATATATTGTGCATCGGATCTTTTAAAGTAATCTCACAATGCATTGTTAGTCAAAGGCCAAGATGAAATGGTATCTTTCCTCGTACTAGTTGCTTTTACATTCTTCAATTCCAATCTGATGTTAAGCTTTGTCTTGGCAGGGTAACCAAACATCAACTTGGTGGTGCACTGATGGATAATCCATGATTTTTGCACGCTTGTTTAAGGTTTACCGAACTGGCAAAAAACTGTTGGTATCTGTAGGTTGTTGACTCTGTTATTACTCTGTAAATCAAATCAAGCACTTTGTGTAAACTCATATCTTGGTGATGGCAGTGCATGCCGTATTTGATGAGACTTGGAGGTTGAATTTGATCCCTTCGCTGGGTTGATGATGCAAGCTGAATTGGTCCAGTTGTGCCATGTAATATCTCGCGCCAAGTCTTGAGTAATGTAATCCTTAACTGGACCTATGATCAAATTGACCATTTGGCTAACATCGTCTTATCGTTGCCACAATTATAGTCTTTTTGTTTGTTGAAACTGTAATTATAGTCGTTGGCAAGAACATGGACACGAAAGAAAGTTTTCCCCCACCAGTTGCCTGAAATCCGAagtacatctttttttttttgaaaggaaccGGGATTATCATTCACAATAAAGCTGATTTGTATCTTGCATCCAGGTCCTTGCAAAACGACCCTGGCTCTTGTCAAATTGTATTTGAGAATATCCAATAAATGTATCGTAGCATGAGCTGTTCCGTAGGGAGTTCAAAAGAATTTGAACAAAGACTGCCAGAATTCAACATACTGTCCATACCTGGTATATGTCCTTGAGGTTCTTAGTTTCCCTTCAGAATAACTGAAATGTGAGCAGGGCTATTAACTATCTATGCCGTGTTTTTTCCACAATATGAACTTCCAGACATAAGAACCACATATTTCATCTTGAATTCAGCTTATGACGTGTATCAGGTAAAAAAAGGACTTGCGCAAGTTTTTATTCCTCCAAACAAATTGGCACTTTTTTTTCATCATTGATACGTAACAATGCTGGTTTGAGCTTCCTTGGACAGTTCCACCACATTTTCGTGCGCCCTTGATCCTGGGGGACAATTGAGCCGCTGTAAGATGGATCCTGGTGCATGCTGCACATCCCAAATTGCAACCCTCCAAGGTTTCCATCAATCAAATTTTTTGCCTTCCGGAAATTCGgtttaaaactctaaattattTTCCTCGGAGTTAACGGATTCCAATTAATTGAACAAACATGTGTGAGGTTCAGGATTGATGTTGCCAGCTTCAAGCCAATATTcagattttcaattttttttgcagacCTGAGAAGTGCAATGATGACATCCCTGCACATTGCCAGAGTGAGCTGCAAGACACATGGTTTGCACTAGATTCCCCGATGATACACGATAAGGTAATTGTAATTCACAAGACCAAGCTGCCGTATGCATGAAGCTGAAAGTGCAATTTCTTATTAAATAGATGGAACTTTGGTTAACATTATAGAGTTTCAGAAAGTCGCAGAGGTGATAGGTGATTGGTACTTTGAAAGAGGTGCTGCCAAGGAGATTGACTGCGCCTttacgttcaaaaaaaaaaaagattgactGCACCTATACTTGTGATTCAACTTGTCACAACCTTATACAATCTGATCAGGTTGGATTCTGAGGGGGGAAGTTGTGTTTTGCACAACACCACACCACAGTATAGTAGCacttcaggaaaaaaaaaaaaggaactgaTACATAATGCCTCGTTGATTATAGGAATTGAGGATGCATTAAGAGTTTGGCAGATGATTATGCTCACTTCCAATCAtaacaaaaaaatattacaatGTAAGTTGTCGTGGTGTGCGAACTCACAGCCGGGTGGCATAATGTACACGCATAAGctcagagggtgagtactcgggggttagctaggattagttctCTCACTGggagaacacgatgaacacaccaggtttagagtggttcgggccgtcggagcgtaataccctacgtccactgtgtgttgtattgcttgtgtttTCTTAGTCTCAAGAGAGCCTGCGAGATCTCCAGTGTGCAGCGAgcatctcccttttatatctcaagggaggcgtgtacatggccgttgggtccccaaCAGATGGGTCCAattgatgtagtataaaataatgtactgttcatacattatgacgTTGCAGGCGAATGAGATcttattcctggatttccttgctctgcccgcgagaatcctccgtccagcatatccatgctctgtcttgtcgaaacggcgccagggtgtagcttgcggcgttgcctgcaacgtagctgaacgggccgtgtagcttgcggcgtaggcggtatgatgaaaaagtgtcgtgccgtcgtatccatttaatgcggcagacgggctctgcgcggatgcggcgcatgcggctgcactgtgtacctcggtaatatgcggtttACAGTGAGGCATGACAAAcactgccccgcgtgccgcgacggcagagcacgcctcaaccacccgcattgaatgaggtgggtgggcgagtcttccagcggaagactcgcgcccgcgcccgcgcccgcgggacacgtggcgccccccaAACCCTGCCCCGGTGGTAtgctggttctacgcgcgtgggaggtctggacgggcgcgaggaggtcccggacccctatggggggtccgagccatCGGcagttggctcggagcttcccctcctcagggacacgtggcgtcaccggacctgtcccagagcggggaacgggtccggggccgttgggtCGGTGAGgcaagagcctgacccgtggggcccggctgctctgcCCTTTatcgcgtagttacggatggctacgcgagtcctgccttgctgcagtagaagtgggtatccctgctacagggtaccgacataaGTGCAGTTCACTACAAAATCAACATATCAGGTGAATTGTGAAAAAGAGAACTAATTCATATTTATACTGATCACCTTTTATGCATTAGCCAGCATCCATTATCTGTCCCTATCTTGATATGCATCAACAAGATGAAATGTCAAAGAACCAAGTTTCAGCCTAACCTATACctattactaaagcgagtaaaatttttaccaaatttttggtttggtatgTTGGTTTGGTCCACATCTGttattgacaggtgggccttagTCCATCCCGTATGCGAGTCATACCAATCTCCTCCGTCCACGATTCGATCACGTAAATCCCTACAAATTAACATACTGGCACCAATACATATCCGATACTtatactgtcggtaccctgtaacagggatacccactcttactgcagcaaggcaggacccgcgtagttatccgtagctgcgcgggaaagacggagtagccaggccccacaggccaggcttttccctcaccaggccaacggccccggaccgttccccgcctgaggatgggtccggtgacgccacgtgtctccacggaagggaagctccgagctgaccgccgaggcctcggacccccagaggggtccgggacctcctgcgcccgtccggactcccctcaccgtgtaggggtccggagccgccacgtgtcccggagacgtgggatcgtgcgcgagtcttccgcaggaagactcgcccacctaccgcatttaatgcgatggacaaggcgtgctctgccgccgcggtacacaagacagccttttgtcaggccccgctgcgcgccgcgtattaccaaggagcacagtgcagccgcctgagccgcgcccgcgcagagcccgtctgcagcattaaatggatacgacagcacggcacttttccatcatgccgcctacgccgcaagctacaccacccGCTTAAGCAACGTGACGGGCGGTGCCACTAGCTACGACGGGcccgacctgacaagacgacgctaggacatgatggacgaagggctccgggagcaggcgagggaatccaagagagagatctcctttgcctgcgacgtcATAATGTATGAGCAGTACGTTAGGTTATactgcatcgttggacccacctgttggggatccaacggctgtgtacgcgcccccttgagatataaaagggaggcgctcgctgtgcacaggaccATCTCCAcaagacagactcaagctctcgcaccttttcactctcgtgggaaggcaatacaacacacagtggacgtagggtattacgctccggcggcccgaaccactctaaatcttgctgtgttcatcgtgttcttgagagagatcgatctaagactagctaacccccgagtacacaccctctgggctagggcgggtgccttccgccacccggctgtggtttgcagcaccacgacatttggcgcgccaggtagggggggctagctggtcgcatttcatcatcttcttcgtccccatggttcgcgtggacgacgtggagatgacggagggggtggcgtcctccacgccacatgcctctcgcgttcctgctccaggggcaactgtgcctgtggagcagccaccgttggcggcggcgcgcgccgcctgccggcaagagtcagggcgcccatcaagggccccctcacaggctgcgagcggcggagcgctggcagcggctagggagttgcttcgcaaccccccggctgaggcagcctcgccagacgccctgaggcagtggcgggacgacgtcgatcgtctcctccatctggctcaggccttccccagttctgcaaagactgggcaacgacctccgcctggcaacgcggtggtaccttaccaccagcgtcagggcggtgcgtcggcatctgtgcgctcccctaccgtgaggggtgcacgaacagaagacttgcgggcggagctcaaccgccggcgcgcgggggaggatgcccgcatcgctgtcgagagggcgcgagagcgccgtctcaacattgagggacgcaacctcaatgtggatctggacgcggcggcacccaggcctccggtgaacgcccggattcagtcaggtgcaccggtggccggggtgggctgtgctgcgcttgcggagcacctccgcgccgtggcgtggccacccaagttccgcccccacctgccagaaaagtacgacggtactactaacccgtcggaattcctgcaggtatacgttaccgccatcacagcggctggtggcaacggcgccgtcatggcaagctactttcatgtagccttgtctgggccagcccggacctggctcatgaacctcacacctgggacaaTCCaatcctgggaagagctctgtgcgaggttcacagcgaacttcgccagcgcctaccagcagcatggtgtggaggcacaccttcacgccgtgaggcaaaaacccggggaaacgcttcgggccttcatctcgcgcttcaccaaggtacggggtaccattcctcgtatctcagatgcatctattattactgctttccgccagggggtgcgtgatgagaagatgctcgagaagctggcgacgcacgaggtggaaagcgtcactacgcttttctccctggcagacaagtgtgccagggccgctgagggccgtgcatggcactcagccccccaagatggagacaccaaagctggtggctccagtgctaccgctcagggcggtggcaagaagaagaagaagaaccggggtcgcggggagccgcattctggcggaccagtcgttgcagcagcagcgccagcagcggcgccggctgcggctgcagcagctgggggccagaatacacacggcaaacgccctcgcccgcaaggtggaaacggaggttcatgcccagtgcatcccaccgctcgccacagcgccgccgactgccgcgagatccaaaagctcgcgaaacgggtcagtgggcggcgtgagcagttctctaaggatggctcaccccctcctcgccagcgggccggcaaggagaaggcctctgacagtggggccgcggccggggagaaggagctggggtaccaatccctcgctcgagagctgaagggcgtctatcacggcgacgactccgattccgacaacggcgaccgccgcaagaagctgtacgtaatgtatggcgggagctgggagcttgtctcccggcgggacgtgaagacccttcgctgggaggtcctttcggtgaagccgggggtcccgagggcggcgccgcaccagaggtggatgaacaccaccatctctttcgggccatccgactgcccggagaatatggccggagctggtgtgctacctttagtcaccgctcctgtcatatccaacgtgaggctctaccacgtgctgattgacggtggggctggcctcaacgtcatcagttatgcagcatttaagcagctgcagatcccagagtccaagctgactccctctcacccattctccggagtgggcccacacccggtgttccccctagggagcatcacattgccggtcacgttcgggaccgaggagaacttccgcacagaaagcgtcatgttcgatgttgcggaggtgaacctcccgttcaacgccatcattggccgaccggcactctaccgcttcatggccattgcccactatgggtatttggtcttgaagatgccttcccctgccggagtcctcaccgtgcagggcgaccgcaccgctgccgtcgctgcagttgagagactgcataccctggcggcagaggctgcacgctccgaggaggttccgtccacctcgcaacccagggcgcctgcaaaggctcccaaggtccaaccatctgaTCCGGACTAAGTTCCCGTGAAGTCGGTACAGATTGGAgcagactccaccaggaccacccgcattgcGGGGAACCTgggggagaaataggaagacgcgctcatcgctttcctccgggcaaatgtcgacgtgttcgcctgggaaccgtcacagatgcccgggatcc from Panicum virgatum strain AP13 chromosome 9K, P.virgatum_v5, whole genome shotgun sequence encodes:
- the LOC120651757 gene encoding GPN-loop GTPase QQT2-like — encoded protein: MDVDTDPAATSKPIQTDLEEQTDAKGKGKAEEGTMKSEELADSIGGLSIGSGLTNFKKKPVIIIVIGMAGTGKTTLMHRLVCDMQASNKRGYVVNLDPAVMTLPFGANIDIRDTVRYKDVMKEYGLGPNGGILTSLNLFATKFDEVVSVIERRADQLDYVLVDTPGQIEIFTWSASGAIITEAFASTFPTVVAYVVDTPRSTSPVTFMSNMLYACSILYKTRLPLVLTFNKVDVAKHEFAIEWMEDFEAFQTALESDKSYSATYTRSLSLVLDEFYKNLRSVGVSAVAGTGVNTFYEAIEASAKEYMETYRADLDKRIAEKERLEAERRKENMEKLQRDMMKSKGQTVVLSTGLKDKNPASDMMNDDEDEEDEEFEEELEKSGFIVDDEDEEDEGEDEEVAHFGF